A region of Cloacibacillus sp. DNA encodes the following proteins:
- a CDS encoding uroporphyrinogen decarboxylase family protein has protein sequence MASGKELVMNALRFREVERVPWVPFTGVHVARLVDMDAESFLKDSDAIVKGVVAAAERYRADGVCSVFDLQVEAEVLGCSLKWARKNPPAVVGHVLENGGDINSLPEFTKDKGRIPLCLEATKKIVSEIGDTTAVFALICGPFTLAMHLAGSSFLTGMIENPDYAKELLAYCSGISMKMSEWYLETGAHAVAVVDPMTSQISPRHFKRFVTPTIEPLVNAVHERGGIITLFCCGNATKNIELMMQCRPDGIAFDEQVDLAMVAGLADKYNVCFEGNMALTTTLLFGSPEECVKEAAERIAIGGKRGYILSPGCDLPFDTPFYNLEAVGNYVQDGVVPEKNSGFLSLEEALKQCADSEEEDDDVKTEDGKIFIEIVTLDSEGCAPCQYMVESVRSVEPLFNGRIIWRETLIKSLSGIRRTQKLGVSTLPTMLINNEVVFDNIVPTKEELCAEINKRLK, from the coding sequence ATGGCGAGCGGAAAAGAACTCGTAATGAATGCCCTTCGTTTTCGCGAGGTAGAGCGAGTACCCTGGGTGCCGTTTACGGGAGTGCACGTCGCACGCTTGGTTGATATGGATGCTGAAAGTTTTTTAAAAGATTCTGACGCCATCGTTAAGGGGGTTGTAGCTGCCGCAGAACGCTACCGCGCCGACGGCGTATGTTCTGTCTTTGATCTGCAGGTAGAAGCGGAGGTGTTGGGATGTTCGCTTAAATGGGCGCGTAAAAATCCTCCTGCGGTAGTGGGGCATGTTCTTGAAAATGGCGGCGATATTAACTCTCTGCCTGAATTTACAAAGGATAAAGGACGTATTCCTCTATGTCTTGAAGCTACGAAAAAAATCGTTAGCGAAATAGGTGATACAACGGCGGTCTTTGCCCTCATCTGCGGCCCTTTTACGTTGGCGATGCACCTGGCTGGAAGTTCTTTTCTTACGGGTATGATCGAGAATCCGGATTATGCGAAGGAGTTATTGGCTTATTGTTCCGGTATCTCAATGAAGATGTCAGAGTGGTACCTCGAGACTGGGGCACATGCGGTCGCCGTTGTCGATCCTATGACAAGCCAAATTTCTCCGCGGCACTTTAAACGCTTCGTCACTCCGACGATTGAGCCTCTTGTAAACGCGGTTCATGAACGCGGCGGTATTATAACTCTTTTTTGCTGTGGCAACGCCACAAAAAATATCGAGCTGATGATGCAGTGCAGACCTGATGGCATCGCGTTCGACGAACAGGTAGACCTTGCGATGGTGGCAGGGTTGGCCGATAAATACAATGTCTGTTTTGAGGGCAATATGGCACTTACGACGACGCTGCTTTTCGGTTCGCCGGAGGAGTGCGTCAAGGAGGCTGCGGAGCGTATCGCCATTGGAGGTAAACGCGGTTACATCCTTTCTCCGGGGTGCGACCTCCCATTTGACACCCCGTTCTATAATCTTGAGGCGGTAGGAAATTATGTACAGGATGGCGTCGTGCCGGAAAAGAACTCTGGATTCCTTTCGCTGGAAGAGGCACTTAAACAATGTGCCGATTCAGAGGAAGAAGACGATGATGTCAAAACTGAAGATGGGAAAATCTTTATTGAGATCGTCACACTCGACTCAGAAGGCTGTGCGCCGTGTCAATACATGGTGGAGTCGGTAAGGTCTGTGGAGCCGCTTTTTAACGGCAGAATCATATGGAGAGAGACTCTGATTAAAAGCCTTTCAGGTATACGCAGGACGCAGAAGCTAGGTGTTTCTACATTACCGACAATGCTCATCAATAACGAAGTCGTATTTGACAATATCGTGCCGACCAAAGAGGAGCTTTGTGCTGAGATCAACAAGCGTCTGAAATAG
- a CDS encoding MurR/RpiR family transcriptional regulator, which translates to MVSDKIMEALPKLTKKQATLGRYICENLYAAALMNAPMIAKQAGVSEATLTRFVYTLGYSSFSEFLLDLRRQTQESNLNNPFRQEQYGRKDRPVYKRVFELEKSLMDETLNTIDPDVFETCVDKIATADQILLIGGPTHSFLTDYLTNFLPLFHDNVKAAHSLDMPFFGALESLTEKSVAIVLSYPRYPVETQKMLEAVTSRGITTIGITDSRFSPIIRYCTHYLLTPQRYLMIFVDPNAPAITLMHALLVAIYQKNEAYIKKRLNNYEKTIISSDMFVFKDYNFMSKL; encoded by the coding sequence ATGGTAAGCGATAAAATAATGGAGGCGTTGCCCAAATTAACGAAAAAGCAGGCCACTCTTGGAAGGTATATTTGTGAAAATCTGTATGCAGCAGCCCTTATGAATGCTCCCATGATTGCAAAACAGGCAGGGGTAAGCGAGGCTACGCTGACGCGTTTTGTCTACACTTTAGGATATTCCAGTTTTTCAGAGTTTCTGCTGGATCTGCGCAGACAGACACAAGAATCCAACCTCAATAACCCTTTTCGCCAAGAACAATACGGGCGCAAGGACCGGCCTGTATATAAACGTGTTTTCGAGTTGGAAAAAAGCCTGATGGACGAGACTTTAAACACAATAGATCCTGATGTTTTTGAAACCTGCGTCGACAAGATAGCCACCGCAGATCAAATTTTACTGATTGGTGGACCGACGCACTCTTTTTTGACAGATTACCTAACAAACTTCCTGCCGCTTTTTCACGATAATGTCAAGGCCGCACATTCTCTTGACATGCCTTTTTTCGGGGCGTTGGAGTCGCTGACGGAAAAGTCCGTAGCCATTGTCCTGAGCTATCCGCGATATCCCGTTGAGACACAAAAAATGCTGGAGGCCGTCACAAGCAGAGGCATAACGACCATAGGTATCACCGACAGCAGGTTTTCTCCCATCATCAGATACTGTACCCACTACCTGTTAACACCACAGAGGTATTTGATGATTTTCGTCGACCCCAACGCACCAGCAATCACGCTGATGCACGCGTTACTCGTAGCCATCTACCAGAAAAATGAGGCATATATAAAGAAACGCCTCAACAACTACGAAAAAACAATTATTTCGTCCGATATGTTCGTATTTAAAGACTATAACTTCATGAGTAAGCTGTAA
- a CDS encoding hydantoinase/oxoprolinase family protein produces MGSQIHGKILGIDAGGTFTDLVLLSEKELSVEDFVKVPTDKENMADTIKNGLKQLLKNFASNDIRSISLATTFATNALVENKIRETALILIGYDVERVSAARRNGVFPTERIIAVSGGHDMKGNEKAALDIETLVPWLKENIPHAESVAVSAFFSVRNPSHELRVRELICSMFNGKYVTCGHELSSDLDAMLRAVTASLNANLIPIIMDLFESVEKVFRNEGIVAPISVVKSDGTLVGLDWAKLHPIESILSGPAASAVGASHLVCAGKFGKPSWVVDIGGTTTDVIYLDANGAPAQRTEGATIGSHKTLIKTIDIYTFGLGGDSRIYGRGRNDRITIGPRRVCPLCRCFMKSYVGGVETIDDLRFADEPLIVFPSNDGAFCDDFERVIAKKLEGGPMAAQELLTGERLFSVGLKRLESMEERGLISFGGFTPTDMLHVLGKLKKWNISAACSGAETLAKGEDLLSFSEDVYKTIIHHIAYNVLCKSFERSGREISSDSGAGNLISDSLYNDKSRGPQIRFELDGILIGAGAPSWAFIKDTAAVLGCEFSLPEFSEVTGAVGAAAGTFLLNYTVWINPIGGGRFRAHLPFDIEDFEDVEKAVFYTLEVMIPWLRERSLKAGAMVPHIEYERNDEIISTGGNSVHIWTELVFKVCEENAAVSNV; encoded by the coding sequence TCAGAGAAAGAACTCTCGGTGGAAGATTTTGTAAAAGTTCCTACCGACAAAGAAAACATGGCAGATACAATAAAAAATGGATTGAAGCAACTCCTTAAAAATTTCGCTTCTAATGATATAAGGTCAATAAGTCTTGCAACAACTTTTGCCACAAATGCTTTGGTCGAAAATAAGATTCGTGAAACAGCGCTGATTCTTATTGGCTATGACGTTGAAAGGGTGAGTGCTGCAAGACGAAACGGCGTCTTTCCCACTGAGAGAATTATTGCGGTAAGTGGTGGCCATGATATGAAAGGGAACGAGAAGGCTGCTTTGGATATTGAAACTCTTGTCCCGTGGCTGAAAGAAAATATTCCTCACGCTGAGTCTGTTGCTGTCTCAGCTTTTTTTTCTGTGCGCAACCCGTCACATGAACTTAGAGTACGTGAGCTTATCTGTTCGATGTTCAATGGTAAGTATGTAACCTGCGGACATGAACTGTCATCTGACCTCGACGCGATGCTAAGGGCTGTGACAGCATCATTAAACGCCAATCTGATTCCAATTATAATGGATCTTTTTGAATCTGTTGAAAAGGTGTTCAGGAATGAAGGAATTGTCGCTCCTATTTCCGTAGTAAAGAGCGACGGAACGTTAGTTGGACTTGATTGGGCCAAATTACATCCTATCGAGAGTATATTATCCGGTCCGGCTGCGAGCGCGGTAGGGGCCAGTCATTTGGTGTGTGCCGGTAAATTTGGCAAACCATCATGGGTTGTGGACATCGGAGGAACGACAACGGATGTTATTTATCTTGATGCAAACGGCGCGCCGGCACAGAGAACCGAAGGCGCAACCATAGGCAGCCACAAAACGTTGATTAAAACGATAGATATTTACACATTTGGCCTTGGAGGGGATAGCCGTATATACGGTAGAGGGCGGAATGACAGGATTACTATCGGTCCCCGCAGGGTCTGTCCACTCTGTCGCTGCTTTATGAAAAGTTATGTGGGTGGAGTTGAAACAATAGATGACCTCAGATTTGCTGATGAGCCACTGATTGTCTTTCCTTCCAATGACGGAGCGTTTTGTGATGACTTTGAACGTGTGATTGCCAAAAAACTCGAAGGTGGTCCAATGGCTGCTCAGGAGTTGCTGACAGGCGAACGGTTGTTTAGTGTTGGACTGAAGCGTCTGGAAAGTATGGAAGAACGAGGGCTCATATCCTTTGGAGGTTTTACGCCGACAGATATGCTTCATGTTCTGGGCAAACTAAAAAAGTGGAATATTTCCGCTGCGTGTTCAGGAGCGGAGACTCTTGCAAAAGGGGAGGACTTATTATCTTTCTCAGAGGATGTATATAAGACGATCATTCACCATATAGCATATAACGTATTATGTAAAAGTTTTGAGCGAAGCGGCAGGGAGATCAGCAGTGACAGCGGCGCCGGTAATCTAATTTCTGATTCCCTATATAATGACAAGTCCAGAGGTCCTCAAATCAGGTTTGAACTTGACGGTATACTGATTGGTGCCGGAGCGCCGTCATGGGCCTTCATAAAGGATACCGCTGCAGTTCTGGGGTGTGAATTCAGTCTTCCGGAGTTCTCTGAGGTTACCGGCGCTGTTGGGGCGGCCGCAGGGACATTTTTACTCAATTATACTGTTTGGATAAACCCCATAGGCGGTGGCCGATTTAGAGCTCATCTCCCATTTGATATTGAAGATTTTGAAGATGTGGAAAAGGCAGTTTTTTATACGCTTGAGGTGATGATTCCATGGCTTCGAGAGCGTTCACTGAAGGCAGGCGCCATGGTTCCACATATTGAATACGAGCGGAACGATGAAATAATATCCACGGGCGGAAACAGTGTGCATATATGGACTGAACTGGTTTTTAAAGTGTGTGAAGAAAACGCTGCCGTATCAAATGTGTAA